The Pseudodesulfovibrio sp. zrk46 genome contains a region encoding:
- a CDS encoding tyrosine-type recombinase/integrase: protein MPLTVKSIEKAKPKDKLYRIADAHGLCLEIPPRGSKRWRYRYRFGGKAKMVSLGVWPEVKLSDAREKRDEMRRQLREGLDPSQHRKSQQVIAEGHNRFEAVAREWFAKFKHQWVERTAKRKMRRLEGHVFPLIGEMPIGEVGAPQIRRVLHRIESMKTLHTAHRVKNIIGEVMRYAVAMGLVTHNPVPDLAGVLPPAKVTHRASITDPKGIGGLLCSIDEYQGSPVTRCAMRLAALAFVRPGELRHAEWKEIDFEKKEWRISAEKMKMRRQHVIPLSKQAIDVLKEVELLTGHSRYVFPSERSKDRAMSNNTVNSALRRMGYTKEEMTGHGFRSMASTNLNEMGFHPDQIERQLAHVEGNKVRAAYNHAEYLAERERMMQVWADYLDHLKAGKNAADFLADFRA from the coding sequence ATGCCGTTGACCGTAAAATCTATTGAAAAGGCCAAGCCCAAAGACAAGCTCTATCGTATCGCAGATGCCCATGGGTTGTGCTTGGAAATTCCGCCGAGAGGCTCCAAAAGGTGGCGATATCGTTATCGTTTTGGGGGGAAAGCGAAAATGGTCAGTCTTGGTGTATGGCCTGAAGTAAAATTGTCTGACGCTAGAGAAAAGCGTGATGAGATGAGGCGGCAGCTGAGAGAAGGGCTTGACCCATCACAGCATCGCAAATCTCAGCAAGTCATTGCCGAGGGACATAATCGCTTTGAGGCAGTCGCCAGGGAATGGTTTGCGAAATTCAAACATCAATGGGTGGAGCGAACTGCCAAAAGGAAGATGCGGCGCCTTGAAGGGCATGTTTTTCCCTTGATCGGAGAGATGCCTATAGGCGAAGTAGGTGCTCCTCAAATTCGTCGGGTCCTGCATCGTATTGAAAGCATGAAAACACTGCATACGGCGCATCGCGTTAAGAACATTATTGGGGAGGTTATGCGATATGCCGTTGCCATGGGGCTAGTTACTCATAATCCCGTTCCAGATCTGGCGGGAGTACTGCCGCCTGCAAAGGTAACACATCGTGCAAGCATCACTGACCCCAAAGGGATCGGTGGGCTACTCTGTTCGATTGATGAATATCAAGGAAGCCCCGTGACTCGTTGCGCTATGAGGTTGGCAGCTCTAGCTTTCGTTCGACCTGGCGAATTACGCCATGCTGAATGGAAGGAGATCGATTTTGAAAAAAAGGAATGGCGTATCTCGGCAGAGAAAATGAAGATGAGACGTCAGCATGTCATACCGCTTTCTAAGCAAGCAATCGATGTCTTGAAAGAAGTGGAACTTCTCACTGGGCACAGTCGGTACGTATTTCCTTCCGAGCGATCCAAGGATAGGGCGATGAGCAATAACACTGTTAACTCTGCGCTTCGCCGCATGGGGTATACCAAGGAAGAGATGACAGGTCATGGATTTCGCTCAATGGCGAGTACCAATCTTAATGAGATGGGATTTCATCCAGATCAGATTGAAAGACAACTTGCTCACGTTGAAGGCAATAAGGTCCGGGCTGCATACAATCATGCAGAGTACCTCGCCGAGCGTGAAAGGATGATGCAAGTTTGGGCTGATTATTTGGACCACTTGAAAGCTGGTAAGAATGCGGCTGATTTTCTGGCAGATTTTCGAGCCTAA
- a CDS encoding AlpA family phage regulatory protein encodes MQSSINQGEHLLRLPEVLKRIPVSKSHWWDGVSKGLFPQGLKLSPRCTVWRSSDIDALIESLREL; translated from the coding sequence TTGCAGTCGTCAATTAATCAAGGAGAGCATCTTCTCCGTCTCCCTGAAGTCCTGAAAAGAATTCCTGTCAGCAAGTCCCATTGGTGGGACGGTGTAAGTAAGGGGCTTTTCCCTCAGGGCCTCAAGCTTAGCCCTAGATGTACCGTTTGGCGCTCGAGCGATATTGATGCGCTCATTGAAAGCTTGCGGGAATTATAG
- a CDS encoding DUF927 domain-containing protein: protein MGLDFEKVKQVVLAKAKSLVEKWLPGGKFQGDEYVVRNPTREDNNPGSFSINIVTGCWNDFATDDGGRDLVHLYQYLNGYLDWPQAAFQLADELGIEVDSAKRPRKIQSTKAQWTPITPVPENAPGWPIEHYKLGTCSNEWVYRDAEGHILFVVCRFDLPSGGKEIRPFTYCDDGRGNRAWRMKGLPGLRPLYGLDLLASATPDKKIVITEGEKAAKAARELLGEEMVVMTWPGGSKAVTKADWTPLANRDVLILVDADKPGFEAGLNIAAIVQAKSCEIVLPYAEAPKGWDIADAPDWSKEDLLAWIEANKMGLGEFKTHAAERYGIQPQHAAPVEQHEPGFALTDKGVVFRFLDREGNPEETWVCSYLEILAATHDENNENWGLHCRVKDPDGKLHTFTMPLESLYSRGKEYLILLVNKGLRIGADRKSNDLLLKYLTQADPEQRALSVTRTGWHGDRFVLLDRSYGPAGGLETVFQGQVVDNPYQCRGTLDEWQNGIGRLAVGNSRLVFAISTTFAAVLLELVGMESGIINFVGASSIGKTTILMAAASVCGGNGYIMPWRATGNGLEALAASRNDMPLLMDELSQCSSKELAEATYMFANGMGKARAKKTGASAPIQRWRLLGLSSSELSFEQKLREDGFKAMAGQSVRFMDIQADAGQQLGAFEQLHGFKDGDAFANEIRKASGACYGTPIRAFLERVAENKSEVRKQVRYMVDVFYNANLPENADGQVKRVCKRTALIASAGMLATKLGILPWSLGIAHWAANVCFQNWIAFRGGVGSSEASGSIKQIREFLEKHGSSRFELIGDNDNLTDFGVQNRAGFRSLNRYGKYEYYVLSEVFAKELCDGYNPLMVCRELRKLGLLLEQPGGRGFQINKKLPGLGQTKVYGLKADIISA from the coding sequence ATGGGTCTTGATTTTGAAAAAGTAAAACAGGTAGTTTTGGCGAAGGCCAAAAGTTTGGTTGAAAAATGGCTCCCCGGAGGGAAATTCCAGGGAGACGAATATGTAGTGCGCAATCCAACCCGCGAAGACAATAATCCCGGCTCTTTTAGCATTAACATCGTTACGGGTTGCTGGAACGACTTCGCCACAGATGATGGTGGGCGTGACCTCGTTCATCTCTACCAGTATCTTAACGGGTATCTCGATTGGCCTCAGGCAGCCTTTCAGCTTGCTGACGAACTTGGAATTGAAGTTGATAGTGCTAAGCGCCCGAGGAAGATTCAGTCTACTAAGGCTCAATGGACTCCGATTACTCCTGTCCCTGAAAATGCTCCGGGCTGGCCGATTGAGCACTATAAGTTAGGCACCTGTTCTAACGAGTGGGTATACCGAGATGCTGAGGGACATATCCTTTTTGTCGTATGCAGATTTGATCTGCCGTCTGGGGGCAAGGAAATTCGTCCCTTTACGTACTGTGATGACGGTCGCGGGAACCGCGCCTGGCGTATGAAGGGTCTTCCGGGACTTCGTCCGCTCTATGGGCTCGATTTGCTTGCTTCCGCTACCCCCGACAAAAAAATTGTAATCACCGAAGGGGAAAAAGCCGCTAAGGCTGCGCGTGAACTGCTCGGTGAAGAAATGGTTGTCATGACTTGGCCCGGTGGGTCCAAGGCAGTTACCAAGGCGGATTGGACTCCCCTTGCTAACCGGGACGTGTTAATCCTTGTGGATGCAGATAAGCCGGGATTTGAGGCTGGGCTGAACATTGCTGCAATTGTGCAGGCTAAATCGTGTGAAATTGTATTACCCTATGCAGAGGCCCCTAAGGGGTGGGATATCGCAGATGCACCGGATTGGAGCAAAGAAGATCTGCTGGCTTGGATTGAGGCTAACAAGATGGGGCTTGGAGAGTTCAAGACGCACGCTGCTGAGCGCTATGGTATTCAGCCGCAGCATGCAGCTCCTGTTGAACAGCATGAACCTGGCTTCGCGCTTACCGATAAGGGAGTGGTTTTTCGGTTCTTGGACCGCGAAGGCAATCCTGAAGAGACTTGGGTCTGTTCATATCTTGAGATTCTTGCTGCCACCCATGATGAAAATAACGAGAACTGGGGATTGCATTGCCGTGTAAAAGACCCGGACGGCAAGCTGCACACCTTCACGATGCCTTTGGAGTCGCTTTATTCCAGGGGCAAAGAATACCTCATCCTCCTTGTAAATAAGGGGCTGAGGATTGGTGCAGACCGCAAAAGTAATGACCTGTTGCTTAAATATCTTACCCAGGCTGATCCTGAACAGCGGGCACTTAGCGTTACGCGTACGGGGTGGCACGGTGATCGTTTTGTCCTACTTGACAGATCTTATGGTCCCGCAGGTGGCCTTGAAACCGTTTTTCAGGGGCAGGTTGTCGATAATCCTTACCAGTGTCGTGGTACTTTGGATGAATGGCAAAATGGAATTGGGCGCTTGGCTGTAGGCAATTCCCGTTTAGTCTTTGCAATTAGCACGACCTTTGCCGCTGTGCTTCTTGAATTGGTAGGGATGGAGTCTGGCATCATCAATTTTGTTGGTGCGAGTTCGATCGGGAAAACGACTATTCTTATGGCCGCAGCCAGCGTTTGTGGTGGGAACGGCTACATTATGCCTTGGCGAGCAACTGGTAATGGTTTGGAAGCTCTTGCTGCTTCCCGTAATGATATGCCCCTTCTTATGGACGAGTTGTCCCAATGTTCCAGCAAAGAACTCGCGGAAGCGACATATATGTTCGCGAACGGTATGGGAAAGGCTCGGGCAAAGAAAACTGGCGCTAGCGCCCCCATTCAGCGGTGGCGGTTGCTGGGGCTGAGCTCTAGCGAATTGTCCTTTGAACAGAAGCTCAGGGAGGACGGTTTTAAGGCTATGGCAGGGCAGTCAGTTCGTTTCATGGACATTCAAGCTGATGCAGGGCAGCAGCTTGGAGCATTTGAGCAACTCCATGGATTTAAGGATGGCGATGCTTTTGCCAATGAAATTCGCAAAGCTTCCGGCGCTTGTTATGGGACGCCTATTCGTGCCTTTCTAGAACGTGTTGCCGAAAATAAGTCTGAGGTGCGTAAGCAGGTGCGGTATATGGTGGATGTGTTTTATAATGCAAATCTCCCTGAAAATGCTGATGGGCAGGTTAAACGTGTCTGCAAGCGCACGGCGCTTATTGCTTCGGCGGGGATGCTTGCTACAAAACTTGGGATTCTTCCTTGGAGTCTTGGTATCGCGCACTGGGCCGCTAACGTTTGTTTCCAGAATTGGATCGCCTTCCGTGGTGGCGTAGGTAGCTCTGAAGCATCTGGCTCCATCAAACAGATTCGGGAATTCCTCGAAAAACATGGCAGCAGTAGGTTTGAGTTGATTGGTGACAATGATAACTTGACTGACTTCGGCGTGCAGAATCGTGCAGGCTTCAGGAGTCTCAATCGTTACGGCAAGTATGAATACTACGTTCTGAGCGAGGTTTTCGCTAAAGAGCTTTGTGATGGCTATAACCCTTTGATGGTTTGCCGCGAGCTAAGGAAGCTTGGCTTGTTGCTCGAACAGCCGGGTGGAAGAGGGTTCCAGATCAATAAGAAGCTTCCTGGGCTCGGTCAGACGAAGGTGTACGGTTTGAAGGCCGACATAATTAGCGCTTAG